A genome region from Thermomicrobiales bacterium includes the following:
- a CDS encoding M24 family metallopeptidase: MNHELLKTCEELRRIGADGAVLGSIENVTYVTNVEQPVPVGALAATTVAPWLAVISARDERGIVIAPDGVAANLRENAPGFEVIGFPTFDSFVATDPRGVYSASLTSALAQLGLDSAKATVAVESEAAPLLAGPLIAGKQVEAAEPLRRARWIKTEREIGLLRGASKLADIGHTTLDRLCDEAGRNEIAMWCEISNQIFMEAGRDIPLSGELVTGPRSTEVRYPNGPRNRVTAVGDAALMDLSGRFQGYWFDCTNTHIVAGRPTSEEKRYATASQDACEAAMAALKPGAKASDAANAAEAAFARHGLPMAHYAGHQIGVSVNELPRLVPYDHSVIEPGMVFSVEPGAYQGKNGTFGARSEKMVLVTASGPEVLSTFAWGIS; encoded by the coding sequence ATGAACCACGAACTTCTGAAAACCTGCGAGGAACTACGGCGGATCGGGGCCGATGGCGCGGTGCTGGGTTCGATCGAGAACGTCACGTATGTGACGAACGTGGAGCAGCCGGTGCCGGTTGGGGCGTTGGCGGCGACCACGGTGGCGCCCTGGCTGGCGGTGATCTCCGCACGGGACGAGCGCGGCATCGTGATCGCGCCGGATGGCGTGGCTGCCAATCTGCGCGAAAACGCGCCCGGCTTCGAGGTGATCGGGTTTCCGACCTTCGATAGCTTCGTGGCGACCGATCCACGCGGGGTCTACTCCGCCAGCTTGACCAGTGCGCTGGCCCAGCTCGGGCTCGATTCGGCCAAAGCGACCGTGGCGGTCGAATCGGAAGCGGCGCCATTGCTCGCGGGGCCGCTGATTGCTGGCAAACAGGTCGAGGCGGCCGAACCGTTACGACGGGCGCGATGGATCAAGACCGAGCGAGAGATCGGCTTGTTGCGCGGCGCGTCGAAGCTGGCCGATATCGGGCACACGACCCTCGACCGGCTTTGTGACGAAGCCGGGCGAAACGAAATCGCCATGTGGTGCGAGATTAGCAACCAGATCTTCATGGAAGCGGGTCGGGACATTCCCCTGTCGGGCGAATTGGTGACCGGGCCGCGTTCCACCGAAGTGCGCTACCCCAATGGGCCGCGCAACCGGGTGACCGCGGTGGGCGATGCTGCGTTGATGGATCTGAGCGGCCGCTTCCAGGGCTACTGGTTCGACTGCACCAATACCCACATCGTGGCCGGACGGCCGACCTCGGAAGAGAAACGCTATGCCACGGCCTCACAGGACGCTTGCGAAGCCGCCATGGCCGCGCTCAAGCCAGGCGCCAAAGCGAGCGACGCCGCCAATGCCGCGGAAGCCGCCTTTGCCAGGCACGGGTTACCGATGGCGCACTACGCCGGCCACCAGATCGGGGTGTCGGTCAACGAGCTGCCCCGGCTGGTGCCCTACGATCATTCCGTAATCGAGCCGGGCATGGTCTTTTCCGTCGAGCCCGGAGCCTATCAAGGGAAGAACGGCACATTCGGCGCGCGTTCGGAAAAGATGGTGCTGGTCACCGCAAGCGGTCCTGAAGTTCTTTCGACCTTCGCATGGGGGATTTCGTAG
- a CDS encoding transposase, with product MTAPPYRRRNLRLPAFDYSTPGTYFVTICVQNRACILGDVVDGETVLSSVGHLAAIHLQMAADRFNDVELDAHVIMPNHVHLLLNLGWNVGAPLEPVRAVTEAPMPMPTSLDRIVHWFKSATTNEYIRRVRSEGWRRFPGTLWQRNYYEHVVRDQSDLDRIRTYIANNPAKWEMDTEYLPECRGF from the coding sequence ATGACCGCCCCGCCTTATCGCCGCCGCAATCTGCGACTCCCCGCGTTCGACTATTCCACTCCCGGGACCTATTTCGTCACGATCTGCGTTCAGAATCGGGCATGCATCCTCGGAGACGTGGTCGACGGCGAGACCGTGCTCTCCAGCGTCGGACATTTGGCCGCAATCCATCTTCAGATGGCGGCGGATCGATTCAACGACGTCGAGCTCGATGCTCACGTGATCATGCCGAATCATGTCCACCTCTTGTTGAATCTTGGCTGGAATGTAGGCGCGCCTCTCGAACCGGTTCGAGCCGTAACCGAAGCACCCATGCCAATGCCAACCTCGCTCGACCGAATCGTGCACTGGTTCAAATCCGCAACCACCAACGAGTACATTCGGCGAGTGCGCTCTGAAGGTTGGCGCAGATTTCCCGGGACACTTTGGCAACGCAACTACTACGAACATGTCGTTCGCGATCAGTCTGACCTGGATCGGATTCGGACCTATATCGCGAACAATCCTGCAAAGTGGGAGATGGATACGGAATACCTCCCTGAGTGCAGGGGTTTCTAG
- a CDS encoding LLM class flavin-dependent oxidoreductase → MEFGVMVSPVPRSGTMQQMVEANEVILQAANRNGWGLWFVDHLQAGEMPYLEGWTQMVHTSARFPDLTVGSIVLCQSYRNPGQLANMAATLQFLSRGKLVFGIGAGWKEDEYLAYDYAFPEPKVRLDQLEEALQVIKALWTGERVTVTGKHYRVTDAIALPAPDPLPPIMIGGNGNRTVGIAAREADWWNADLATPELFKEKVALLRDKSVAAGRAADAVRPTAFNMLSLSADPDKVMRTPPREGIHMIAGTPDEVRDQLREYEAAGVDYMQINFMDFPDTEAVGLFEDVAAEFGNRK, encoded by the coding sequence ATGGAATTCGGGGTCATGGTTTCGCCGGTGCCCAGATCGGGCACCATGCAGCAGATGGTCGAGGCGAACGAGGTCATCTTGCAAGCCGCCAACCGAAACGGGTGGGGCTTGTGGTTCGTCGATCACCTGCAAGCGGGCGAGATGCCGTACCTGGAAGGTTGGACGCAGATGGTCCATACCTCGGCCCGCTTTCCCGACCTGACGGTGGGGTCGATCGTGCTCTGCCAGAGTTACCGGAATCCCGGGCAATTGGCGAACATGGCCGCGACATTGCAATTCCTCTCTCGCGGCAAATTGGTCTTCGGAATCGGCGCCGGCTGGAAAGAGGACGAGTATCTGGCGTACGACTACGCCTTTCCCGAACCGAAAGTGCGGCTCGACCAGCTCGAAGAAGCGTTGCAGGTCATCAAGGCGCTCTGGACCGGAGAGCGCGTGACGGTCACGGGCAAGCACTACCGGGTCACCGACGCTATCGCGCTGCCGGCGCCCGATCCGCTTCCGCCCATCATGATCGGGGGCAACGGCAACCGCACGGTGGGCATCGCGGCACGCGAGGCCGATTGGTGGAATGCCGATCTGGCCACCCCTGAACTCTTCAAGGAAAAGGTGGCGTTGCTGCGGGACAAATCGGTGGCCGCGGGACGTGCCGCCGATGCTGTGCGGCCGACCGCGTTCAACATGCTCAGCCTTTCGGCCGATCCGGACAAGGTCATGCGCACGCCGCCGCGCGAGGGGATCCACATGATTGCCGGGACACCGGACGAAGTACGCGACCAACTGCGCGAATACGAAGCCGCCGGCGTCGACTACATGCAGATCAACTTCATGGACTTCCCGGACACGGAAGCGGTGGGGTTGTTCGAGGACGTGGCGGCCGAGTTCGGAAATAGGAAATAG
- a CDS encoding C-terminal binding protein, translating into MTKKIVLAYANPDEIGPELEILGKGDFEVIATKGGLVTGKQLTDPDIWPKVQDASALLTGLHIVSAEMMDQMPNLELITRVGTGYDAIDYEAAAERGIWVTNVPDYSIDEVSTHAIALSLALVRHLFEHRQTGQEGTWRYMGHTPIKRLANLTFGVIGLGRIGKASARKASGLGMSVIAYDPYIPQGDFDSVGAVSVDFDTLMATADIISLHVLLNAETRGMIDARALSLMKPTAFLVNTARGPVVDVPALVAAVQSGQLAGAGIDVLPVEPCPVDDPVLHEPRIIVTPHLAASSVEAVHDVRVRGAEEAFRVLTGHAPKYPVNAPPAPRNEAQPRVLANAPVA; encoded by the coding sequence ATGACCAAGAAAATCGTGCTGGCGTATGCGAATCCGGACGAGATCGGGCCGGAGCTGGAGATTCTCGGCAAAGGGGATTTCGAGGTGATTGCCACCAAGGGTGGGCTGGTCACCGGCAAGCAACTAACCGATCCGGACATTTGGCCGAAGGTGCAGGACGCCTCGGCGTTGCTGACCGGGTTGCACATCGTCTCCGCCGAGATGATGGATCAGATGCCGAACCTGGAGCTGATCACCCGCGTCGGCACCGGGTACGACGCGATCGACTACGAAGCCGCCGCCGAGCGCGGTATCTGGGTCACCAATGTGCCCGATTACTCGATCGACGAGGTGTCGACCCATGCCATCGCGCTTTCGTTGGCGTTGGTGCGGCATCTCTTCGAGCACCGGCAGACCGGGCAGGAGGGAACCTGGCGCTATATGGGGCACACCCCCATCAAACGGCTGGCGAACCTGACCTTCGGGGTGATCGGGTTGGGGCGCATCGGCAAAGCGTCGGCGCGCAAAGCGTCTGGCCTGGGTATGTCGGTCATTGCCTACGATCCCTACATCCCCCAGGGCGATTTCGATTCGGTCGGGGCGGTTTCGGTCGATTTCGACACCCTGATGGCGACCGCGGACATCATCTCGCTGCATGTGCTCTTGAATGCGGAAACGCGCGGCATGATCGATGCGCGCGCGCTGTCGCTCATGAAACCGACCGCGTTCCTGGTGAACACCGCACGAGGCCCGGTGGTCGACGTGCCAGCCCTGGTGGCAGCCGTGCAGTCCGGGCAGTTGGCCGGCGCAGGCATCGATGTTCTGCCGGTCGAGCCGTGCCCGGTCGACGATCCCGTGCTGCACGAACCACGCATCATCGTGACTCCGCATCTGGCGGCATCGTCGGTGGAAGCCGTGCATGACGTGCGGGTGCGCGGTGCGGAGGAAGCGTTCCGGGTGCTCACCGGACATGCGCCGAAGTATCCGGTCAATGCCCCGCCGGCTCCGCGGAACGAGGCCCAGCCTCGGGTATTGGCGAACGCTCCAGTTGCGTAG
- a CDS encoding carbohydrate ABC transporter permease, with the protein MSANITPLPTATHRAKGPTLRDRLSKLGFALVVLVICGITFFPIYWMLVTTVQSTKITLRYPPKLWPQEFSLSAFQQVFDKEPVARWILNSIYLSTVTTVICVLLAILGGYAISALRWRGRGLFAIFLLMTQMLPEALIIVPIFKIYTDFPLIHQDIRNSLPALALIDAAFILPICVWVMKNMFDTVPTEVREASMVDGAGPMRTLFQIVMPIALPGVVAVGVVAFFYAWNEYLFAQTMIQSKELRPASVGLANMITMLDTPVQLLLAAGTLFSIAPVIFYLAMQRYIVAGISAGAVKG; encoded by the coding sequence ATGAGCGCCAACATCACCCCCCTGCCAACAGCGACGCACCGCGCGAAAGGTCCCACGCTTCGCGACCGGCTGAGCAAGCTTGGGTTCGCGCTGGTAGTGCTGGTGATCTGTGGCATCACCTTCTTCCCGATCTACTGGATGTTGGTCACCACGGTGCAGTCGACCAAGATCACGCTCCGTTACCCACCGAAGCTCTGGCCGCAGGAGTTCTCGCTCTCGGCTTTCCAGCAGGTTTTCGACAAGGAACCGGTGGCGCGCTGGATTCTGAACTCGATTTATCTCTCCACGGTCACCACGGTGATTTGCGTGCTGCTGGCAATCCTTGGCGGTTATGCCATCTCGGCGTTGCGTTGGCGGGGCCGGGGACTCTTCGCCATCTTCCTGCTGATGACGCAGATGCTTCCCGAAGCGCTCATCATCGTGCCGATCTTCAAGATCTACACGGACTTTCCCTTGATCCACCAGGACATTCGCAACAGCTTGCCGGCGCTGGCGTTGATCGACGCAGCCTTCATTCTGCCGATCTGCGTCTGGGTTATGAAGAACATGTTCGACACCGTGCCCACCGAAGTGCGGGAAGCCTCCATGGTGGACGGGGCGGGACCAATGCGCACCCTTTTCCAGATCGTCATGCCGATCGCGCTGCCGGGTGTGGTGGCCGTGGGCGTGGTGGCCTTCTTCTACGCCTGGAACGAATATCTCTTCGCGCAGACGATGATCCAGAGCAAGGAGTTGCGACCGGCTTCGGTTGGCCTGGCCAACATGATCACCATGCTGGATACCCCGGTGCAGCTTCTGCTGGCAGCAGGCACGCTCTTCTCGATCGCACCGGTGATCTTCTACCTGGCGATGCAGCGCTATATCGTGGCGGGCATCTCGGCCGGAGCGGTGAAGGGTTAA
- a CDS encoding glucose 1-dehydrogenase: protein MVFDPAKLFRLDGKVALVTGGANGIGQAIAIGMAAAGADVVFCDLQDDWLGETRSAIEAQGRRALALTADMGSPDDIVRMFAAVDENFGQLDILVNNVGATKRHRPEDHPLDEWNTVLTIGVTGSLLCAQHAFRRMTESGRGGSIINISSIAGAAALGRGNLSHSVNKGALNMMTKELAVEWAKHGIRVNAILPCQVMTNGFQKWLDSPTFDPALMDRFLTGIPMNRLATPEEMAGPAIFLASDAASMVTGVLLPVDGGNLALNAGGSHTWTTA, encoded by the coding sequence GTGGTTTTTGATCCCGCCAAGTTGTTCCGGCTGGATGGCAAGGTAGCGTTGGTCACCGGAGGCGCCAATGGCATCGGACAGGCGATTGCCATCGGCATGGCGGCCGCGGGAGCGGATGTCGTCTTTTGCGACCTCCAGGATGACTGGCTGGGCGAGACCAGGTCCGCAATCGAAGCCCAGGGACGGCGCGCGCTGGCGCTGACCGCCGACATGGGCAGTCCGGACGATATCGTGCGCATGTTCGCGGCGGTGGACGAAAACTTCGGCCAGCTCGACATTCTCGTCAACAACGTCGGCGCCACGAAACGGCACCGTCCGGAAGATCACCCGCTGGACGAATGGAACACGGTGCTGACGATCGGGGTGACCGGCTCATTGCTCTGCGCTCAGCACGCCTTCAGGCGCATGACCGAAAGTGGGCGCGGCGGAAGCATCATCAATATCAGCTCGATCGCGGGTGCGGCGGCGTTGGGCCGCGGAAATCTCTCGCACAGCGTCAACAAAGGGGCGCTGAACATGATGACCAAGGAGCTGGCGGTCGAATGGGCCAAGCACGGAATCCGGGTCAACGCGATTCTGCCGTGCCAGGTCATGACCAACGGGTTCCAGAAATGGCTCGACTCGCCCACCTTCGATCCGGCGTTGATGGACCGTTTCCTGACCGGCATTCCCATGAACCGGCTGGCGACGCCCGAGGAGATGGCCGGACCGGCAATTTTCCTGGCATCCGATGCCGCATCGATGGTGACGGGCGTGCTGCTCCCGGTCGACGGCGGCAATCTGGCGCTGAATGCAGGCGGGAGCCATACCTGGACGACGGCGTAG
- a CDS encoding GntR family transcriptional regulator, giving the protein MPQRSSNERISNDLAAVLSMPEKRALSDDVASRLRAAILSGAFAPGERLREEALARALGVSRGPVREALAELERQGLVVINRNRGAVVAQLSRNDLEELYTLRLAIEELAIRRAATFSDPVAIGKMQSVIDGMQNAIDRGITEQEAAEFDLGFHDLIYDAANHRRLKDTWTNMRPQIHVLLLNRNVADVDFREMLVSGHQVLLDCIAQADPDGAVSHLREHLGGSYERVSRSLERQLEQQAASAAASKENAARGF; this is encoded by the coding sequence ATGCCGCAACGCAGCAGCAACGAACGAATCAGCAACGATCTGGCCGCGGTGCTTTCCATGCCGGAAAAGCGCGCGCTTTCCGACGATGTCGCCTCTCGCCTGCGAGCCGCGATCCTGAGCGGGGCGTTCGCTCCCGGGGAACGCTTGCGGGAGGAGGCTCTGGCTCGCGCCCTGGGTGTGAGCCGCGGCCCCGTGCGCGAGGCGCTGGCCGAACTGGAACGTCAGGGGCTGGTGGTGATCAACCGCAACCGCGGCGCAGTGGTGGCTCAGCTTTCCCGCAACGACCTGGAAGAGCTCTACACCTTGCGGCTGGCCATCGAGGAACTGGCCATTCGACGGGCGGCAACGTTCTCCGACCCGGTCGCGATCGGCAAGATGCAATCCGTGATCGATGGTATGCAGAACGCGATCGACCGCGGCATTACCGAACAAGAGGCGGCGGAATTCGATCTCGGGTTTCACGACCTGATCTACGACGCGGCCAACCATCGCCGGCTGAAGGACACCTGGACCAATATGCGTCCGCAGATTCATGTCCTGCTGCTCAATCGCAACGTGGCCGATGTCGATTTCCGCGAAATGCTGGTGAGCGGGCATCAGGTTCTGCTGGATTGCATCGCGCAGGCGGATCCGGACGGCGCCGTTTCACATCTTCGGGAACATCTGGGCGGCTCGTACGAGCGGGTCAGCCGCAGTCTGGAACGGCAACTCGAGCAACAAGCGGCAAGCGCCGCAGCATCGAAGGAGAACGCAGCTCGTGGTTTTTGA
- a CDS encoding extracellular solute-binding protein, with amino-acid sequence MNDKKTTIVTPSWSRRKFLKTGAAAGAAGLAAGVHPKASKVFAAPAVLQGEPITLDYYTWFYNEPGRGDAWTQMIADFEASQSDIKVNMTGWAFDDFTNNIIVQLQAGKLDGDLFQTTPDLVLRLLKAGVLTNLNPVLEANNITTLSQAHDYITVDGGVMGLDVVTVVFGLFYNTSLFEAAGVTELPVDPAQWMEVSQSLTNRPNQFGLFNDHLMSEAESFWFTLQQWGCIYDGVWADGSTPLLTSQPILDALTLFKQAYDNSFPQGVDNATANQLWANQQIAQQLIVSAAANVYKDSAPDFYPNMNTYALPWQSKKTIARIHPITINNQSEKGDAAMEFLTWLYAPENYRNLLTRQLDVIPAYEVGGLEDYFASIHWLTGFQGINMTTPPQMVGDFIFNNQEFGQIVLQNFQNVLSGGQSVEDAMSAAQSQAEELASRLSA; translated from the coding sequence ATGAACGACAAGAAGACGACGATCGTCACCCCAAGCTGGTCACGCCGCAAGTTCCTCAAGACGGGCGCGGCGGCGGGCGCTGCCGGTTTGGCGGCCGGAGTGCATCCGAAGGCGAGCAAGGTCTTTGCTGCGCCGGCTGTGCTGCAGGGCGAGCCGATTACGCTCGACTACTACACCTGGTTCTACAACGAGCCGGGACGTGGTGACGCATGGACCCAGATGATTGCCGATTTCGAAGCGTCGCAGAGCGACATCAAGGTCAACATGACCGGTTGGGCGTTCGATGACTTCACGAACAACATCATCGTCCAGCTCCAGGCCGGCAAACTCGATGGCGACCTCTTCCAGACCACGCCAGACCTGGTGCTGCGTCTGCTCAAGGCGGGCGTGCTCACCAATCTGAACCCGGTGCTCGAAGCGAACAACATCACTACCCTCAGCCAGGCGCACGACTATATCACTGTCGACGGCGGTGTGATGGGTCTCGACGTGGTGACGGTGGTCTTCGGGCTCTTCTACAACACCTCGTTGTTCGAAGCGGCCGGTGTTACCGAACTCCCGGTCGATCCTGCGCAGTGGATGGAAGTTTCGCAATCTCTCACCAATCGACCGAATCAGTTCGGTCTCTTCAACGACCACCTGATGTCGGAAGCCGAGTCGTTCTGGTTCACGCTGCAGCAGTGGGGCTGCATCTACGACGGTGTCTGGGCCGACGGGTCGACTCCGTTGCTTACCAGCCAGCCGATTCTGGATGCGCTCACCCTCTTCAAGCAGGCATACGACAACAGCTTCCCGCAAGGCGTGGACAACGCCACCGCGAACCAGCTCTGGGCGAACCAGCAGATTGCGCAGCAGCTCATCGTTTCGGCCGCCGCCAATGTCTACAAGGACTCGGCGCCGGACTTCTACCCGAACATGAACACCTACGCGCTGCCGTGGCAGAGCAAGAAGACGATCGCGCGCATTCATCCGATCACGATCAACAACCAGAGCGAGAAGGGCGACGCGGCGATGGAGTTCCTCACCTGGCTGTACGCCCCGGAGAACTATCGCAACCTGCTCACCCGCCAGTTGGACGTGATCCCGGCTTACGAGGTCGGCGGTCTGGAAGACTACTTCGCCAGCATCCACTGGCTGACCGGATTCCAGGGCATCAACATGACCACTCCGCCGCAGATGGTGGGCGATTTCATCTTCAACAACCAGGAGTTCGGGCAGATCGTGCTGCAGAACTTCCAGAACGTCCTCTCCGGCGGTCAGTCGGTGGAAGACGCGATGTCCGCCGCGCAGTCGCAGGCGGAGGAACTGGCCAGCCGGCTGTCGGCATAG
- a CDS encoding thiamine pyrophosphate-dependent dehydrogenase E1 component subunit alpha has protein sequence MSVSTGGTLELTTEQALWLLREMLRIRRVEEALARSYAQGLIPGACHTYVGQEAIAVGVCAHLRADDVVFSTHRGHGHALAKGAPAREVMAELFGKATGVSKGRGGSMHLFVPEVGLMGTTGIVGPNILQATGAGYSFQLMKTDQVSVAFFGDGAMNNGAFHEGVNLAAIWGLPVVYVCENNQFATEVPFDYATRNTDVAERARSYGIPGVTVDGNDVLAVTEAAAAAIDRARRGGGPSLIEGKTYRTRPHAEGMRDGGYRTMEEIEAWKQRDPIALLEARLLDRGIATQAQIDEVRQEIEDVVAEGLEFARNSPYPEPDTAALHIYGTSS, from the coding sequence ATGTCGGTATCGACTGGAGGCACGCTCGAATTGACGACCGAGCAAGCGCTCTGGCTCTTGCGCGAGATGCTGCGCATTCGCCGGGTGGAAGAAGCGCTGGCGCGGTCGTACGCCCAGGGGCTGATTCCCGGGGCGTGTCACACCTATGTCGGGCAGGAAGCGATCGCGGTCGGCGTCTGCGCGCATTTGCGTGCCGATGACGTGGTGTTCAGCACGCATCGCGGTCATGGGCATGCGCTGGCCAAAGGCGCGCCGGCCAGGGAGGTCATGGCCGAGCTCTTCGGCAAGGCGACCGGCGTTTCCAAAGGCCGGGGCGGGAGCATGCACCTTTTCGTGCCTGAGGTTGGGCTGATGGGCACGACGGGCATCGTCGGGCCGAACATTCTGCAAGCCACCGGCGCGGGGTACAGCTTCCAGCTCATGAAAACCGATCAGGTGAGCGTCGCGTTCTTCGGCGACGGCGCGATGAACAACGGCGCCTTCCATGAAGGGGTCAATCTGGCCGCCATTTGGGGATTGCCGGTGGTCTACGTTTGCGAGAACAACCAGTTCGCGACGGAAGTGCCGTTCGACTACGCCACGCGCAATACCGATGTGGCCGAGCGGGCGCGCTCCTACGGCATCCCGGGTGTGACCGTCGATGGCAACGACGTGCTCGCGGTCACGGAAGCAGCCGCGGCTGCCATCGACCGAGCCCGGCGCGGCGGCGGGCCATCCTTGATCGAAGGGAAGACGTATCGCACCCGACCGCACGCCGAGGGAATGCGTGACGGCGGGTACCGGACCATGGAGGAGATCGAGGCCTGGAAGCAACGCGACCCGATCGCCTTGCTGGAGGCGCGGTTGCTCGATCGCGGAATCGCCACCCAGGCGCAGATCGACGAGGTGCGGCAGGAGATCGAGGACGTGGTGGCGGAGGGGCTGGAATTCGCCAGGAACAGTCCCTATCCGGAGCCGGACACCGCCGCGCTCCACATCTATGGGACGAGTTCCTGA
- a CDS encoding sugar ABC transporter permease — protein MSVAVGTQSISSDRSQPAKRRRPSFLPYLLAIPILFYEGIFVLYPIYQGIKSSFYTQANLGTPPTWVGLKNYRRLIDDEFFWRSVKQTFLFMGGVIVVSILFGLLSAVVLNRAFFGRSAARGIITLPWAFPDVPAVLIFIWMLNPQFGVMNVFANWLPWVDANPKWLLDPNLALISLILITAWKGFPFYSLVILASLQTVPSELTEAARVDGATRWQAFRAVTLPYITPTLMLLVVLASIYAFKQFTIIWLMTGGGPAGATETIVIRIYQTAFRFYDFSYAATIGVAGFLIVLTISLIFLYVQRRQELEGGRV, from the coding sequence ATGTCAGTAGCCGTGGGGACGCAATCGATTTCGAGCGATCGGTCGCAGCCGGCCAAGCGACGAAGGCCGTCGTTCTTGCCATATCTGCTCGCGATTCCGATTCTGTTCTACGAGGGGATCTTCGTACTCTATCCGATCTATCAGGGCATCAAATCGAGCTTCTACACCCAGGCAAACCTGGGCACCCCGCCAACATGGGTCGGGCTGAAAAACTATCGGCGTCTGATCGACGACGAGTTCTTCTGGCGGTCGGTCAAGCAGACCTTCCTCTTCATGGGCGGAGTCATCGTCGTATCGATCTTGTTTGGCTTGCTTTCCGCCGTGGTGCTGAACCGGGCATTCTTCGGGCGTTCGGCGGCGCGCGGCATCATCACCCTGCCATGGGCGTTTCCGGATGTGCCAGCAGTGTTGATCTTCATTTGGATGCTCAATCCCCAGTTCGGCGTGATGAATGTCTTCGCCAACTGGTTGCCGTGGGTCGATGCAAATCCGAAATGGCTGCTCGACCCGAATCTGGCATTGATTTCGCTGATCCTCATCACCGCCTGGAAGGGGTTCCCCTTCTATAGCCTGGTGATTCTGGCGTCGCTGCAAACGGTGCCGAGCGAGCTGACCGAGGCTGCTCGGGTCGACGGCGCCACCAGGTGGCAGGCATTCCGCGCGGTGACGTTGCCGTACATCACGCCGACGTTGATGCTGCTGGTGGTGCTGGCATCGATCTACGCCTTCAAGCAGTTCACCATCATCTGGCTGATGACAGGCGGCGGTCCAGCCGGAGCGACCGAGACGATCGTCATTCGGATCTACCAGACCGCATTCCGCTTCTATGACTTTTCGTATGCCGCCACCATCGGCGTGGCCGGGTTCCTGATCGTGCTGACAATTTCGTTGATCTTCCTCTATGTCCAACGACGGCAGGAGCTGGAAGGAGGCCGCGTATGA
- a CDS encoding metal ABC transporter permease, whose amino-acid sequence MSSAQLDIQLIAAATAAACALPGVFLVLRRMAMMSDAISHSILLGIVIGFFVVESTTSPILIFFAAAVGLLTVVLVEWLQRTGLVREDAAIGIVFPLLFSIGVILISRYAGNVHLDIDAVLLGELAFAPFDRFQIGGWDLGPMGLWVMGTILALNVALVIAFFKELKLATFDPALAASLGFAPALLHYGLMSMVSVTAVGAFDAVGSILVVALMIGPPAAAYLLTDDLKRMLALSVAIGVLSSIAGYWMAHWLDASIAGAMATMIGIVFAGVLLFAPQRGLVAQVLRRERQKVEFAQTMLAIHVMNHEGTAEALTENRVDGLDEHLHWDPRFTARIVDLARRRGVVTEENGVLSVTATGRARAQAALVR is encoded by the coding sequence ATGAGCAGCGCGCAGCTCGATATCCAGTTGATTGCCGCGGCGACCGCGGCTGCCTGCGCGTTGCCAGGGGTGTTCCTTGTATTGCGCCGCATGGCGATGATGAGCGACGCGATCAGCCACTCGATTCTGCTCGGGATTGTGATCGGGTTCTTCGTGGTGGAAAGCACCACCTCCCCCATCCTGATCTTCTTCGCCGCGGCGGTCGGGCTCCTGACGGTGGTGCTGGTGGAATGGTTGCAGCGCACCGGGCTGGTGCGCGAGGACGCGGCGATCGGAATCGTCTTTCCGCTGCTGTTCAGCATCGGCGTGATTCTGATCTCACGCTATGCCGGGAATGTGCATCTCGATATCGATGCGGTGCTGCTGGGCGAGTTGGCGTTCGCGCCGTTCGACCGGTTCCAGATCGGCGGATGGGATCTGGGGCCAATGGGGCTCTGGGTAATGGGGACGATTCTGGCGTTGAACGTGGCGCTGGTGATCGCGTTCTTCAAAGAGCTCAAGCTGGCGACCTTCGACCCCGCGCTGGCGGCGAGCCTGGGTTTCGCGCCAGCGCTCTTGCACTATGGCCTGATGTCGATGGTGTCGGTGACGGCGGTGGGCGCGTTCGACGCGGTCGGGTCGATCCTCGTGGTCGCGCTGATGATCGGACCGCCTGCGGCGGCGTATCTGCTCACCGACGATCTGAAACGGATGCTGGCGCTGAGCGTGGCGATCGGGGTGCTCTCCTCGATCGCCGGGTACTGGATGGCGCACTGGTTGGACGCTTCGATTGCGGGCGCCATGGCGACCATGATCGGCATCGTCTTCGCGGGTGTGTTGCTGTTCGCGCCGCAACGCGGGTTGGTAGCGCAAGTTCTGCGCCGCGAGCGGCAGAAAGTCGAGTTCGCGCAAACCATGCTGGCGATTCATGTCATGAACCACGAGGGAACCGCCGAGGCGTTGACCGAAAATCGGGTCGATGGGTTGGACGAGCATTTGCACTGGGACCCGCGGTTCACGGCGCGGATTGTGGACCTGGCGCGGCGGCGCGGCGTGGTCACCGAAGAGAACGGGGTGTTGTCGGTGACTGCCACCGGCCGCGCCCGTGCGCAGGCAGCGTTGGTGCGGTAA